The sequence AACACCGAGCAATTAAACTCCTCAGCAACAAGATGCAGCTTATAAACAGTGCAGGAGACCTTACGGAGAATTTCACCTTTACCCAGGCGACATGAGTGCTTGCCTCCTGACTAGCCTTCCTCTACTGGAGGAAGCTGCAAAGTACTTTCAGGATCAACGTGACATGGAGTGGCCTAAGTAACGAGTTTGAAGAACATACTTGCATTTTGGATAGAAAAGTGGGCATGTGTTTGTTATTGCACATGCGAATGCACATGGAAAGTGGTTGAGACAGATAAACAAATCTACCTCCCAAAcagcacaacaacaacaacaaagcagcaAATTGCCAATTTTAAATCTTATGTTAAGGCAAATCTAGATAAACACCCATATCAGGATTAATAAAAATGGAgagttctgtttgctttttgtttactttttctgtgATTGGCTTTTGCACATTGATAAAATCTGCTTAAGCACTTTCTGGACATCTTCATCCATTTGACCCTAGACaaggggagaaagaaggaaagaattaaaTTCAAACATCTCTCTACTCCTTAAGATGATTTACAAACTAAGGGTATATTAACTACATGAATTTCACAAGAGAAAGTTGCATTAAATTTGTGCTTAAATAGTTAGACTGTCATGGGAAGTTCTTAATATCTGCAGAAGAAACATCTTTCACTAAAATACCAGTATTGCATATCTGATAACACGCAATCATACCTGCACAGCATAGAGAAGATGCATCCTGTAAACTGAGACAATTTCCTgatgttgtttctttgtttcctagAAAAAGTTAAGCATGGAGCATTCAGAATTGTTCACTTCAAAACACTACCACTAGATTTAGGAAGCTTGGGGAAATTACAAGGGATAAACCAATCTCTTACGCGTGTATGGAAAACCAGTTCAGAAACAGTACTGTGCCGCTGGCCATCCAAAATACAGTTTACTGAGAAGCATAGTCCACAGAAATGCTGTAATTCTACCCATCCCAGTAAAACAGATACTGAGCTGATGCAGGCTATAGGAAGCGCTTAGCTGCAAAGACGTGGAATGAACCCATATACTCTACGCCATATCAGAAACCAGAATTAAGGAAGCCAAACAACGTGCAGACAAATCAACCCTTGGCCACAAATGAGCTCTCCCTGATGTCAGTGACCCATCTGTCAGCAAATGTATTCCCAGTGAAGAGGAGGTGCTTACAAAGGTCTTAATCCATAAAATCCTTGACCACACATTCAAACAAGGAAAGTCAAACCCCTTTCCTGTGATCACAGACTACCACATCCTGAAAGCCATCTTTCCACATAAACATGAAGCTGTTTGGAAAGCTAACCTAACGAAAGGAAACAACTATACAGTCCTGTTGTAAATCCTACCCACTTTCCTAACGTGCATATCTTCGCATTTCACACTACTTTGCGGGTCcttgagcagcaggagatggAGGCTCCTTATGGAGTTGGTGGATTGGCATAAGAAAAAGCCATGGGCCTTTACACTGGCAGGCTTAGTGTTTAACTGTCTAcctatttatttctttcctcccaCTGCAGGGGAATTTTTCTGGCCTATATGCCCATTAACTCCTTTGTCTGCTGGGGAGAGTAGGAAAGCAGACACCAGGAAAGCCATTTAGCATGCTAGGCTGggaattttcctttcagaataacTCGAGAGTGCTCAACAAAGGCTTCTGGTGGGAAGTACCTCCTTCTCACTTTCTGTAGTGGATTAAAATGCTTCTTTGGACAGGCAAGCTCTTGAAAATAGCTATTATGGCTCAGTCCAGCTTAAAAGACTGGGCCTTTTATGTACAAACAAGTACAATCTTAAAGCGCTAAGCAGTTTAGAAATTCAGAGAATAAACTGTGCTCCCTCCCATGACATTTCATGTCTCCAGTGACTATTTTCTTCCAAGaagtcaaaattatttttgtttaaaaaaataaaaaacttcagCTGATGACTAAATCTAcatgtttctgagaaaaacagaCAAACCCACTGTACACTGGCTGTGTCTTTCACAAACCAGGGTCTCAGCAGCAGGTCTGGCCACCACACTCCACTACATTAGCTTGGTTCCACTATTGATCTGAGGGAATACACTGGGGATGGCAGCTTTCTTTAGTTAGACTTTATTTCTTAACAGCAATTCTGGATGTGCATCATGTGGGTTccttaaaaatgtttcagatcaCTATAGAATTTCTAGAtacaatttccttttcttgtactCATTTGACTTTGCGCAAGTTTAAATTGGCCACAGTCTGGAAAGCCCAGCACCTCTTGGAAGAACTGGGGAATAACGGTTGGTTTATGAAATATCACACTTACAGTCAGTTGGCTTTGCAACTGCTTCACTTGTTGTTGTAatgcctccagctgctggctttGTCTTTTGGGGGCACTGGTCGAGTAGGAAAGCTGAGAAAGGCTGTTCAATGCTTCTTTTAATTTGCTAACTTCTTTGGACATCTCATTGATCTGAGGAAGGGAAAAACGGGTTCTCATGAAAATCTGCAAGGCATACTGTATTCTCGCAGGTCTCATCTGGGGGGAATTTGTGACTTATCTTTCagagttgggaaaaaaaagatgcaaactcAAAGGCCAAGCAAGGACATTATGTAAGCAAAGGGTTACAGTGCTCCTCTTCCCCATGCTGCAACCCACTGTTCATACAATAATGCATAGGAGGAGGTTTGGCTCTGCAGTGCCTTCCCCCAACCTAGCAGATTGGCGTGACACTTCCCCCCAAGCAGTGGCTCATAGGTCTGGCTTCTGACAAGAACGAGGATGTCTGCAGATAAGCTGCACCTCACACATTAATGAACAAACTTCCCAGCCAAAAGACCCCTTGATCACTCCCTTTCAGCACAGGTCCCTGCCACCCACTTGCCTCTTTGCTCCTAGCCCAGTCATCCAAAGCGTATTCCATGTTCTGAAAGCCAGCTATGTTTATGTACAAGGATTGCATTTACCAACTTTACAGACACTGCTTTTGAATACAAGGTAGAAACATAGCAAACCTAAGTCAACCAGCAGAATACGCAGCTTTTGTAAAAGAAATTTGTAGTGACAGACTTggtagttttaaaaggaaaagagtcaagtcatgctggtgttgaggtgcttTAGTAAACACAGAATGGtaaatttttgctcttttctgatcCTTGTAAGTTTACATGTCTCCTTATGGACCTCTTCCTGCTGTAAATCCTACTTTGACTTCAGTTGAACACTGTGAACCCAGCTTGAGCTGATTTTAAGAGAGGTAAATTGACAGATCATGTACAACTCCTTGGGAGAGGAAAGCAAGTGTAAAGTCAAACGTTGGATAAAATCTGCTTTGGCTTTAAGAACTGAAAGAGAGGACTGTGGCATCTGAACTGTTAGAGGTGCAAACAAAGTCAAAAGTTACTTCACGCTGAGGCACTTGAGCCAATATGGTGTATTAGGTCACCTGTGCATCATCCAACATGTTTTGCAGTCTGAACTCATGTACCCCTCCTCTGCAGTGAAACACTAACCTTTTTATCTTTATCCTCTTCTAGTTTTGATGAACTTTCCGAATATCTTTTCATTTCAAGAAGATCTTCTTGAGCTTGATGGTACTTTTGGTGAAGCCCAGTTACCTCCCGCTCCTTTGCTTCAAGCAGAGTATGCAtaccttctttctcttctttcaaatgCAAAACTTCGTTTCTCAGTTGAGTAACATCTAAGGACacgttttccttctctttgattACATCCTTCAGTTTGGATGACAAAATACTAACTTCGCCTTCTAATGAAGACTGGAGCTTTTCGTAAGCAGATCTGGGTACCATTGCTTCATTAACTGCAGCTTTCTCTTCCAGTAATTCCTTCTGTAggtttcttatttcagtttctttgttgGTAAGCAGTCCTCTGAGCTCAtttacttcttcctccttttcctttaaagCACTTCTGAGTGCATTCATCACCTGATGGTGTTCAGTAATTGGCACAGAGTTTTGTTTCTGAGTGTCTATCAGTTGCTTTAGTTCTTCTGCTTCATCTAATACTTTTGTGTACTGGGATTTCATTTCTGATAACTCATTCTCAGCTTTGTATTTCAAAGAATTTGTTACCTGCATCAGTTTCTCATGCTCATCTCTAGGAATGTAGTCCAAAGCTATATCATCTAGAGTTTTTCTCTTCCTATAATCTTCGAGCTCTGCTTGTGCTTCTTTGTACAACTCGGACAATTCACTAAGTTGTCTGTTGAGCTCATCTATCATTCTGCTCATcgcctctttcttttctccagcttcAGCACTAGATTCCAATTGCGTCTGATTTGTCAGCTTATCCTGTAGCCTTTTAATCTCCTCTTGCCCTTCTTTGTATCTCTCAATCAACAATGCTTTCTCCTGGTTAATGTTGTCAATAACTGAACAATACGTATTCTTTATTTCTTCACGTTCTTCTACAGACATTGGCACATTCTGCTCTCTTTCTTCAAACTTTTTCTGgagctctctcactttctctttttgtctttcgTTTTCCTCCAATGCTCTCTTCAACTCTTGCTTAAGCATTTCAAATTCTTCACGTGTAATCTTCAACGTACTCAGGTCAGAACTGGTTTCTTCACTTTCAGAGGAAATGAGACCCAGTTTCATTTGCCTTTGTACATTCAAAACCTCTTTCACTGCTTCCTCATACCTGTTCTGAGTTTCTTGGAGCTTTAGGTTAAGATCAGAGccattttctgaaatgtctgtgCTATTTAAATGATCTGTGTCAGGAACTCTAGACTGGACCTGAGCTTCTAAGTGCTTTCTTTTGGCTTCAGAATTCTCTAACTTCCTCTGCATATCCTTCAAATCTTCCTGGAGGTACTTGATTTTTACTTCACTGGGGCTTGCTGGCTTTTCTTGAATTTGGGTGGCATTTAATGAAGACTTCCGTTCCTGAGCTGAGAACTCACTTTGTCTATCTGCTGTTTGATCAAACTCTGCTTGGGTTGAATGAAAAGAGTCTATGGTGGAATCTGCTTCTTTAGGTGTTCTTTCCTGTGTAAAAAGAAACCAGAACAATTGCATGACAAAAACAAATGTATGATAATATTTGCTACAACAGAATAAGCAAGGAACTCTTGCCACATCCTACAGAGATGGGCAATTAAAGCACCAAGGGATAAATTTTTAGAATAACTCAGAACCCAGCTGCTTCCATTTAGTCATCTACAGTCAAAGAAGGCACTAAATGCCAAGCTCTCTGAAAGGCTAGGCTGATCTCCATAAGCTAATAATCAAAGCTATGCAAATTAAAATTCTGCTAACATAACTGttaacaacatattttaaaatgcagttatcATGACAAAGAAAGATATTCGGTAATTCATGGGAAAAGTGAGATCAAAACACTAATTTAATCCTTTGGGGCAGAATGTTTCCTTGATTTTCTTACTAACATAAGCCCTTTAAATTATCTTCGCAGTACATCTCTTTAAAACTGTAAGCAGTTATCTATTCTGCTAATAGACTATCAGATCACTAGCACAGTACAAAAATAGAGCACCTGTAATTTGTCCTGTAGCTCCTTATTGTGTAATGTCAGAGAAGCGATTTTTGCTTGCATCAACATAAGTAGATCTTGCTGGTCCGTGTCAGAACTTACATCCAATAAACTATCAGCACCTTcgttggaaaaaaagattaaaaaacctTGAAAAGCTAAACCGATCCCACAGCTCACTACATATTCTACCTTTTCAAATTAAGCCTTTTGTTTCCATGATCACTAAGCACAGTGAACAAGAGAACTATTCCTAGATATGTTCTCCCCAAAAATGTGTTAACTTGCTCAGACAAGCAGGAGGTTTTGGTGGAGAGCTGCAAGTGAAATTACCAAAAGTTGCTCCCTATAGTTGTTGCGGCTCACATTCCAAGTGGAAGGATAGAACAGATTTCTGACCAGACTTCCATGTTTCATACCACCAAATATGAAAATAAGGATTAAGGTTATTGTTTACTTCACCTGTTGTGCTGTCGCTCAGTCTGTCTTTATTATCTCGATGCAGGGAGCTGAATTCTTCCTGCTGAGACACCAGGAGACAACATGTTCACAGAAAGCAGATGTAAAGTTGCACAGTTCACCAAAGATAAGTATAGAGCTGAATGAAGCAAGTGGCCAGTACTTTAAAATCTGCTAAAAGCATTCAGTTGAGCAATTCTCATTAACTGTCAATGAAACTGGGGCAACTATCCTGCAGAAAGCTTGGAAAGCTGCCGTATTGTGATAAGTAAGTGCAATATATTCTAATGTATTTAAAAAGGTGAAATCTTCAATACCATATGGTAAAGATCAGACAGAACACACTCAACCGTTTTCTTGACGTCTTTTGGTGAAAGTGTCTCTCCTTTTTGTATCACCCAATGCCACGTACTTCACTGGCATTAGGTAATGAGCTCCCAAAACATTAATACTTACTTTCATAATCATATTCCTAGGTATTAGTTTATGACTAATTCTATTTACATATTTACTAAACGTAAACGTAATTTACGTTACAAACGTAAAAACAAGGGTAAAAAAAACAAGGGTAGATTACTTTGAAATAGCTTCTGATCCCTTTTTAATCCTCAAAATTCAGCTAATAAATTCACAAGTGACtctgcagtcagcaaaacagatTAAGGTACTGTACTTTCCTTCCCCAAGATTACTAACAACAGAAAACTCATACCTTGCATACTTGGTCAGGAAAGAAAGCCTGTCCTTTTCCAGTCATGGGAGTTGAAGTTGATGAGTGTGGAGAGGACAAATCACTAAGCTATAAaagattttatataaataagtatatgtatgtatgcatgtgcatacatTTAACTACCGCTGACACGTGCCCACATACATACTAAAGAGTACTTTTCCCTGTGCTGCAATAAGTCACAACTCTGGGTTAGTATCAAAGAGCAAGTCTAATTATTCAGTGCTCTTCAGAGCCAGTAGTATATATACAGTGTAGCTGTTATATGGATAACATTTCTCTTTAACATTAAACTTATTTGTTAAGCTGCATTTTGATACTATATCTATTTATGTGGTTCATATTCTTACACTTTTAGATATACATGCAcatgatgtgtgtgtatatatatgcatatttaaaatatatatattaacttATGTAAGTCAGCAAAACCAAGAGACCTTCAACCTTCCATGGAAGAAGCATCCATGCAGTAATTTATATAGCTGTATTTTAGATGATGCCATATTTTAGGTAATTTTCTTAATCACTCTAACCAACATGTGTCTTTACGGTGTCATCCCAATGCCAGAGAAAGCACTCATGGTAAGATAGGTGTATAAAATAATGtataaatgtgtataaaatgATATAGCAAATTCAGCCTACATCATTCGCATAATGCTCAAAGTACTTCTTACCCTCTAAAAGCATCTCAAAATTGGTCTTTTCTTTACCTGAACAGGACTGATAGGAGGAGGTGGGGCTTTGCGTTTTTTTGGAGTTCCACTTCTTTCTGAACTTAATTTAGAGCCTTGATCATGCTGGAAGTTTCATGAGCCAGAGAAGGTAGGTTTGTTAGTTTGGTTAGTAAAGTCCGAGCaagttgttttatatatatataaaaaaataaaaaaaaaaaatcccacattaATATCAACTTTAGCAGCTCATGCAGTGtcccatcttttttttctatgtaaagaCTACATCTCGACTAGAAGAGATATTAAACATGCCTGACAACAAGAATCTGCCCCTTGGAATACATgcttcagtgaaaacaaacaagattTAGTGAAAAAGCACAAGCTGACAATAGGTTTAGCACTAGTGATCTTAAAATTCTTCTGCTCATTCATAGCCTAGTCATGCCATTCTTAACAGCTACTATCTTTCCTCTCCATCAACTTCTGCTTGGGCTCCCTGAAAAAACCACCCCTCAACTCAGAGAAGGAATGAATCGATGCATTGCACCCTCATCCACTTTCCTGCCACCAGCAGGGCTACAAGATACCTGCGCTCCAAGATATCATGACGCTAAATAAGACATGTAAGAAATGTATTTATCTATTTAACTGCCTAAGCCTGTGGAGATTCTCACAAACGTGGGTCTGCAGTAAGACGTAACCAAGGATAAAGTTCAGTTATCCCTTTTGGAAGCACAGAGAGCTTTTCTTGATCATCTTCTCTATACTTTGAAGAGATAGGGAGTCCTAGAGCCAAGCTCCTGCAATTACACAGGAGAGATGTGGCATATCTTCCCCGCAtgcatgtgcgcgcacacacacacacacaaaatgtatcCTTTTCTCACAGTGAGGGCTGCTGTCACTGCTGACTATTACAAAGGCACGTTAAGTTTAAAAGTGATGTTTCTGAAACTCCTTTCTTAAATGAACAACAAAAATCCTTCACGTTACAAAACAGTTATTGGTAGCACATCTCACCATGATATTTACTAGTGCTTATAAACATGTCAATT comes from Struthio camelus isolate bStrCam1 chromosome Z, bStrCam1.hap1, whole genome shotgun sequence and encodes:
- the LOC138060888 gene encoding ankycorbin-like isoform X4 — translated: MKSLKAKFRKSDTNEWNKNDDRLLQAVENGDPEKVASLLGKKGANATKQDSEGKTAFHLAATKGHAECLRIMVTHGADVTAQDGAGHSALHLAAKNSHPDCIKRLLQGKCPADSTDNSGKTALHYAAACGCLQVVQLLCEHKCPINVKDLDGNIPLLLAVQNGHTEVCKYLVDHGADINTRDKNGRTALMVACEAGGLNIAEALLRKGADVSLVDVFGQNALHYSKLSENTGIQNLLSSKISQDVDTKSPTKAKQLSDLSSPHSSTSTPMTGKGQAFFPDQVCKEEFSSLHRDNKDRLSDSTTGADSLLDVSSDTDQQDLLMLMQAKIASLTLHNKELQDKLQERTPKEADSTIDSFHSTQAEFDQTADRQSEFSAQERKSSLNATQIQEKPASPSEVKIKYLQEDLKDMQRKLENSEAKRKHLEAQVQSRVPDTDHLNSTDISENGSDLNLKLQETQNRYEEAVKEVLNVQRQMKLGLISSESEETSSDLSTLKITREEFEMLKQELKRALEENERQKEKVRELQKKFEEREQNVPMSVEEREEIKNTYCSVIDNINQEKALLIERYKEGQEEIKRLQDKLTNQTQLESSAEAGEKKEAMSRMIDELNRQLSELSELYKEAQAELEDYRKRKTLDDIALDYIPRDEHEKLMQVTNSLKYKAENELSEMKSQYTKVLDEAEELKQLIDTQKQNSVPITEHHQVMNALRSALKEKEEEVNELRGLLTNKETEIRNLQKELLEEKAAVNEAMVPRSAYEKLQSSLEGEVSILSSKLKDVIKEKENVSLDVTQLRNEVLHLKEEKEGMHTLLEAKEREVTGLHQKYHQAQEDLLEMKRYSESSSKLEEDKDKKINEMSKEVSKLKEALNSLSQLSYSTSAPKRQSQQLEALQQQVKQLQSQLTETKKQHQEIVSVYRMHLLYAVQGQMDEDVQKVLKQILSMCKSQSQKK
- the LOC138060888 gene encoding ankycorbin-like isoform X1; its protein translation is MKSLKAKFRKSDTNEWNKNDDRLLQAVENGDPEKVASLLGKKGANATKQDSEGKTAFHLAATKGHAECLRIMVTHGADVTAQDGAGHSALHLAAKNSHPDCIKRLLQGKCPADSTDNSGKTALHYAAACGCLQVVQLLCEHKCPINVKDLDGNIPLLLAVQNGHTEVCKYLVDHGADINTRDKNGRTALMVACEAGGLNIAEALLRKGADVSLVDVFGQNALHYSKLSENTGIQNLLSSKISQDVDTKSPTKAKQHDQGSKLSSERSGTPKKRKAPPPPISPVQLSDLSSPHSSTSTPMTGKGQAFFPDQVCKQEEFSSLHRDNKDRLSDSTTGADSLLDVSSDTDQQDLLMLMQAKIASLTLHNKELQDKLQERTPKEADSTIDSFHSTQAEFDQTADRQSEFSAQERKSSLNATQIQEKPASPSEVKIKYLQEDLKDMQRKLENSEAKRKHLEAQVQSRVPDTDHLNSTDISENGSDLNLKLQETQNRYEEAVKEVLNVQRQMKLGLISSESEETSSDLSTLKITREEFEMLKQELKRALEENERQKEKVRELQKKFEEREQNVPMSVEEREEIKNTYCSVIDNINQEKALLIERYKEGQEEIKRLQDKLTNQTQLESSAEAGEKKEAMSRMIDELNRQLSELSELYKEAQAELEDYRKRKTLDDIALDYIPRDEHEKLMQVTNSLKYKAENELSEMKSQYTKVLDEAEELKQLIDTQKQNSVPITEHHQVMNALRSALKEKEEEVNELRGLLTNKETEIRNLQKELLEEKAAVNEAMVPRSAYEKLQSSLEGEVSILSSKLKDVIKEKENVSLDVTQLRNEVLHLKEEKEGMHTLLEAKEREVTGLHQKYHQAQEDLLEMKRYSESSSKLEEDKDKKINEMSKEVSKLKEALNSLSQLSYSTSAPKRQSQQLEALQQQVKQLQSQLTETKKQHQEIVSVYRMHLLYAVQGQMDEDVQKVLKQILSMCKSQSQKK
- the LOC138060888 gene encoding ankycorbin-like isoform X2: MKSLKAKFRKSDTNEWNKNDDRLLQAVENGDPEKVASLLGKKGANATKQDSEGKTAFHLAATKGHAECLRIMVTHGADVTAQDGAGHSALHLAAKNSHPDCIKRLLQGKCPADSTDNSGKTALHYAAACGCLQVVQLLCEHKCPINVKDLDGNIPLLLAVQNGHTEVCKYLVDHGADINTRDKNGRTALMVACEAGGLNIAEALLRKGADVSLVDVFGQNALHYSKLSENTGIQNLLSSKISQDVDTKSPTKAKQHDQGSKLSSERSGTPKKRKAPPPPISPVQLSDLSSPHSSTSTPMTGKGQAFFPDQVCKEEFSSLHRDNKDRLSDSTTGADSLLDVSSDTDQQDLLMLMQAKIASLTLHNKELQDKLQERTPKEADSTIDSFHSTQAEFDQTADRQSEFSAQERKSSLNATQIQEKPASPSEVKIKYLQEDLKDMQRKLENSEAKRKHLEAQVQSRVPDTDHLNSTDISENGSDLNLKLQETQNRYEEAVKEVLNVQRQMKLGLISSESEETSSDLSTLKITREEFEMLKQELKRALEENERQKEKVRELQKKFEEREQNVPMSVEEREEIKNTYCSVIDNINQEKALLIERYKEGQEEIKRLQDKLTNQTQLESSAEAGEKKEAMSRMIDELNRQLSELSELYKEAQAELEDYRKRKTLDDIALDYIPRDEHEKLMQVTNSLKYKAENELSEMKSQYTKVLDEAEELKQLIDTQKQNSVPITEHHQVMNALRSALKEKEEEVNELRGLLTNKETEIRNLQKELLEEKAAVNEAMVPRSAYEKLQSSLEGEVSILSSKLKDVIKEKENVSLDVTQLRNEVLHLKEEKEGMHTLLEAKEREVTGLHQKYHQAQEDLLEMKRYSESSSKLEEDKDKKINEMSKEVSKLKEALNSLSQLSYSTSAPKRQSQQLEALQQQVKQLQSQLTETKKQHQEIVSVYRMHLLYAVQGQMDEDVQKVLKQILSMCKSQSQKK
- the LOC138060888 gene encoding ankycorbin-like isoform X3, which translates into the protein MKSLKAKFRKSDTNEWNKNDDRLLQAVENGDPEKVASLLGKKGANATKQDSEGKTAFHLAATKGHAECLRIMVTHGADVTAQDGAGHSALHLAAKNSHPDCIKRLLQGKCPADSTDNSGKTALHYAAACGCLQVVQLLCEHKCPINVKDLDGNIPLLLAVQNGHTEVCKYLVDHGADINTRDKNGRTALMVACEAGGLNIAEALLRKGADVSLVDVFGQNALHYSKLSENTGIQNLLSSKISQDVDTKSPTKAKQLSDLSSPHSSTSTPMTGKGQAFFPDQVCKQEEFSSLHRDNKDRLSDSTTGADSLLDVSSDTDQQDLLMLMQAKIASLTLHNKELQDKLQERTPKEADSTIDSFHSTQAEFDQTADRQSEFSAQERKSSLNATQIQEKPASPSEVKIKYLQEDLKDMQRKLENSEAKRKHLEAQVQSRVPDTDHLNSTDISENGSDLNLKLQETQNRYEEAVKEVLNVQRQMKLGLISSESEETSSDLSTLKITREEFEMLKQELKRALEENERQKEKVRELQKKFEEREQNVPMSVEEREEIKNTYCSVIDNINQEKALLIERYKEGQEEIKRLQDKLTNQTQLESSAEAGEKKEAMSRMIDELNRQLSELSELYKEAQAELEDYRKRKTLDDIALDYIPRDEHEKLMQVTNSLKYKAENELSEMKSQYTKVLDEAEELKQLIDTQKQNSVPITEHHQVMNALRSALKEKEEEVNELRGLLTNKETEIRNLQKELLEEKAAVNEAMVPRSAYEKLQSSLEGEVSILSSKLKDVIKEKENVSLDVTQLRNEVLHLKEEKEGMHTLLEAKEREVTGLHQKYHQAQEDLLEMKRYSESSSKLEEDKDKKINEMSKEVSKLKEALNSLSQLSYSTSAPKRQSQQLEALQQQVKQLQSQLTETKKQHQEIVSVYRMHLLYAVQGQMDEDVQKVLKQILSMCKSQSQKK